In a single window of the Acipenser ruthenus chromosome 20, fAciRut3.2 maternal haplotype, whole genome shotgun sequence genome:
- the LOC117425538 gene encoding DNA fragmentation factor subunit alpha-like isoform X3: protein MTEEKHCKVCNLSRKKSYGIAVRSLEDLKTKGRETLGMDSKGLVSVVLEEDGTIVEDEAYFMCLPPNTKFMILHSKERWGPAMRVDGGTAWLGESIEIDELDSTFTGTESWRGLAQQLKQDLSSIIMMSEEELQCLVDVSREELAKELGHRETKVQSLQDTLQRVLDQREEERQSREILQLYLQAAEKESSPASRGSSQEVDDVIDGMEVDSTKVTAGQSSKFCQRTLMVLKGKTSPETRLSNQDLQLVVNEGLQNLSAALSWDAEKTKDLLQACKKELEKRLNKVQALQSLRNCTQGAEEEGNRLAKRRKKAPFQS from the exons ATGACGGAAGAAAAACATTGTAAAGTCTGCAACCTTTCACGTAAAAAATCGTATGGAATTGCAGTGCGGTCTTTGGAAGACCTAAAAACTAAAG GACGTGAGACGTTAGGCATGGACTCCAAGGGCCTTGTCTCTGTGGTGTTAGAGGAAGATGGCACCATAGTGGAAGATGAGGCATACTTCATGTGTTTACCACCTAACACCAAGTTCATGATTCTGCATAGCAAGGAGAGATGGGGCCCTGCAATGAGAG TTGATGGTGGGACTGCATGGTTAGGTGAGAGTATTGAGATCGATGAGCTGGACAGCACTTTCACTGGCACCGAATCGTGGAGGGGTCTGGCACAGCAGCTGAAACAAGACCTTTCCAGCATCATAATGATGTCCGAGGAGGAACTCCAG TGTCTAGTGGATGTATCCCGTGAGGAGCTGGCCAAGGAGCTGGGACACAGAGAGACTAAAGTGCAGAGCCTGCAGGACACCCTCCAGAGGGTTCTGGACCAGAGGGAAGAGGAGCGGCAGTCCAGGGAGATCCTGCAGCTCTACCTTCAGGCTGCAGAGAAGGAATCGAGCCCAGCGAGTAGAGGCTCCAGCCAAGAGG TAGATGATGTCATCGATGGAATGGAGGTGGACTCCACCAAGGTGACCGCTGGACAGAGTTCCAAGTTCTGCCAAAGAACACTCATGGTTCTGAAGGGTAAAACGAGCCCTGAAACCAGGCTGTCTAACCAGGATCTGCAG TTGGTGGTGAACGAAGGCTTGCAGAACCTGTCCGCAGCGCTGAGCTGGGACGCAGAGAAAACGAAGGATCTGCTGCAAGCTTGCAAGAAGGAGCTGGAGAAACGCTTAAACAAAGTGCAGGCCCTGCAGTCCCTCAGGAACTGCACCCAGGGTGCTGAGGAAGAGGGAAACAGACTGGCTAAACGCAGGAAAAAGGCTCCCTTTCAATCTTAA
- the LOC117425538 gene encoding DNA fragmentation factor subunit alpha-like isoform X1: MTEEKHCKVCNLSRKKSYGIAVRSLEDLKTKGRETLGMDSKGLVSVVLEEDGTIVEDEAYFMCLPPNTKFMILHSKERWGPAMRAVDGGTAWLGESIEIDELDSTFTGTESWRGLAQQLKQDLSSIIMMSEEELQCLVDVSREELAKELGHRETKVQSLQDTLQRVLDQREEERQSREILQLYLQAAEKESSPASRGSSQEVDDVIDGMEVDSTKVTAGQSSKFCQRTLMVLKGKTSPETRLSNQDLQLVVNEGLQNLSAALSWDAEKTKDLLQACKKELEKRLNKVQALQSLRNCTQGAEEEGNRLAKRRKKAPFQS, translated from the exons ATGACGGAAGAAAAACATTGTAAAGTCTGCAACCTTTCACGTAAAAAATCGTATGGAATTGCAGTGCGGTCTTTGGAAGACCTAAAAACTAAAG GACGTGAGACGTTAGGCATGGACTCCAAGGGCCTTGTCTCTGTGGTGTTAGAGGAAGATGGCACCATAGTGGAAGATGAGGCATACTTCATGTGTTTACCACCTAACACCAAGTTCATGATTCTGCATAGCAAGGAGAGATGGGGCCCTGCAATGAGAG CAGTTGATGGTGGGACTGCATGGTTAGGTGAGAGTATTGAGATCGATGAGCTGGACAGCACTTTCACTGGCACCGAATCGTGGAGGGGTCTGGCACAGCAGCTGAAACAAGACCTTTCCAGCATCATAATGATGTCCGAGGAGGAACTCCAG TGTCTAGTGGATGTATCCCGTGAGGAGCTGGCCAAGGAGCTGGGACACAGAGAGACTAAAGTGCAGAGCCTGCAGGACACCCTCCAGAGGGTTCTGGACCAGAGGGAAGAGGAGCGGCAGTCCAGGGAGATCCTGCAGCTCTACCTTCAGGCTGCAGAGAAGGAATCGAGCCCAGCGAGTAGAGGCTCCAGCCAAGAGG TAGATGATGTCATCGATGGAATGGAGGTGGACTCCACCAAGGTGACCGCTGGACAGAGTTCCAAGTTCTGCCAAAGAACACTCATGGTTCTGAAGGGTAAAACGAGCCCTGAAACCAGGCTGTCTAACCAGGATCTGCAG TTGGTGGTGAACGAAGGCTTGCAGAACCTGTCCGCAGCGCTGAGCTGGGACGCAGAGAAAACGAAGGATCTGCTGCAAGCTTGCAAGAAGGAGCTGGAGAAACGCTTAAACAAAGTGCAGGCCCTGCAGTCCCTCAGGAACTGCACCCAGGGTGCTGAGGAAGAGGGAAACAGACTGGCTAAACGCAGGAAAAAGGCTCCCTTTCAATCTTAA
- the LOC117425538 gene encoding DNA fragmentation factor subunit alpha-like isoform X4, with protein MTEEKHCKVCNLSRKKSYGIAVRSLEDLKTKGRETLGMDSKGLVSVVLEEDGTIVEDEAYFMCLPPNTKFMILHSKERWGPAMRVDGGTAWLGESIEIDELDSTFTGTESWRGLAQQLKQDLSSIIMMSEEELQCLVDVSREELAKELGHRETKVQSLQDTLQRVLDQREEERQSREILQLYLQAAEKESSPASRGSSQEDDVIDGMEVDSTKVTAGQSSKFCQRTLMVLKGKTSPETRLSNQDLQLVVNEGLQNLSAALSWDAEKTKDLLQACKKELEKRLNKVQALQSLRNCTQGAEEEGNRLAKRRKKAPFQS; from the exons ATGACGGAAGAAAAACATTGTAAAGTCTGCAACCTTTCACGTAAAAAATCGTATGGAATTGCAGTGCGGTCTTTGGAAGACCTAAAAACTAAAG GACGTGAGACGTTAGGCATGGACTCCAAGGGCCTTGTCTCTGTGGTGTTAGAGGAAGATGGCACCATAGTGGAAGATGAGGCATACTTCATGTGTTTACCACCTAACACCAAGTTCATGATTCTGCATAGCAAGGAGAGATGGGGCCCTGCAATGAGAG TTGATGGTGGGACTGCATGGTTAGGTGAGAGTATTGAGATCGATGAGCTGGACAGCACTTTCACTGGCACCGAATCGTGGAGGGGTCTGGCACAGCAGCTGAAACAAGACCTTTCCAGCATCATAATGATGTCCGAGGAGGAACTCCAG TGTCTAGTGGATGTATCCCGTGAGGAGCTGGCCAAGGAGCTGGGACACAGAGAGACTAAAGTGCAGAGCCTGCAGGACACCCTCCAGAGGGTTCTGGACCAGAGGGAAGAGGAGCGGCAGTCCAGGGAGATCCTGCAGCTCTACCTTCAGGCTGCAGAGAAGGAATCGAGCCCAGCGAGTAGAGGCTCCAGCCAAGAGG ATGATGTCATCGATGGAATGGAGGTGGACTCCACCAAGGTGACCGCTGGACAGAGTTCCAAGTTCTGCCAAAGAACACTCATGGTTCTGAAGGGTAAAACGAGCCCTGAAACCAGGCTGTCTAACCAGGATCTGCAG TTGGTGGTGAACGAAGGCTTGCAGAACCTGTCCGCAGCGCTGAGCTGGGACGCAGAGAAAACGAAGGATCTGCTGCAAGCTTGCAAGAAGGAGCTGGAGAAACGCTTAAACAAAGTGCAGGCCCTGCAGTCCCTCAGGAACTGCACCCAGGGTGCTGAGGAAGAGGGAAACAGACTGGCTAAACGCAGGAAAAAGGCTCCCTTTCAATCTTAA
- the LOC117425538 gene encoding DNA fragmentation factor subunit alpha-like isoform X2, whose product MTEEKHCKVCNLSRKKSYGIAVRSLEDLKTKGRETLGMDSKGLVSVVLEEDGTIVEDEAYFMCLPPNTKFMILHSKERWGPAMRAVDGGTAWLGESIEIDELDSTFTGTESWRGLAQQLKQDLSSIIMMSEEELQCLVDVSREELAKELGHRETKVQSLQDTLQRVLDQREEERQSREILQLYLQAAEKESSPASRGSSQEDDVIDGMEVDSTKVTAGQSSKFCQRTLMVLKGKTSPETRLSNQDLQLVVNEGLQNLSAALSWDAEKTKDLLQACKKELEKRLNKVQALQSLRNCTQGAEEEGNRLAKRRKKAPFQS is encoded by the exons ATGACGGAAGAAAAACATTGTAAAGTCTGCAACCTTTCACGTAAAAAATCGTATGGAATTGCAGTGCGGTCTTTGGAAGACCTAAAAACTAAAG GACGTGAGACGTTAGGCATGGACTCCAAGGGCCTTGTCTCTGTGGTGTTAGAGGAAGATGGCACCATAGTGGAAGATGAGGCATACTTCATGTGTTTACCACCTAACACCAAGTTCATGATTCTGCATAGCAAGGAGAGATGGGGCCCTGCAATGAGAG CAGTTGATGGTGGGACTGCATGGTTAGGTGAGAGTATTGAGATCGATGAGCTGGACAGCACTTTCACTGGCACCGAATCGTGGAGGGGTCTGGCACAGCAGCTGAAACAAGACCTTTCCAGCATCATAATGATGTCCGAGGAGGAACTCCAG TGTCTAGTGGATGTATCCCGTGAGGAGCTGGCCAAGGAGCTGGGACACAGAGAGACTAAAGTGCAGAGCCTGCAGGACACCCTCCAGAGGGTTCTGGACCAGAGGGAAGAGGAGCGGCAGTCCAGGGAGATCCTGCAGCTCTACCTTCAGGCTGCAGAGAAGGAATCGAGCCCAGCGAGTAGAGGCTCCAGCCAAGAGG ATGATGTCATCGATGGAATGGAGGTGGACTCCACCAAGGTGACCGCTGGACAGAGTTCCAAGTTCTGCCAAAGAACACTCATGGTTCTGAAGGGTAAAACGAGCCCTGAAACCAGGCTGTCTAACCAGGATCTGCAG TTGGTGGTGAACGAAGGCTTGCAGAACCTGTCCGCAGCGCTGAGCTGGGACGCAGAGAAAACGAAGGATCTGCTGCAAGCTTGCAAGAAGGAGCTGGAGAAACGCTTAAACAAAGTGCAGGCCCTGCAGTCCCTCAGGAACTGCACCCAGGGTGCTGAGGAAGAGGGAAACAGACTGGCTAAACGCAGGAAAAAGGCTCCCTTTCAATCTTAA